A part of Melittangium boletus DSM 14713 genomic DNA contains:
- a CDS encoding TerC family protein has protein sequence MNTHVALWVGFNLFVLAMLAMDLGLFHRKEHAVTPREAATWTGVWISISLLFCGALRYTGYWTQEQSLQWVTAYVVEYALSVDNLFVFLMVFGFFRVPAEVQHRVLFWGILGAFVMRAALIVTGAALVSRFHWLIYLFGAFLVFTAVKMAFAKDGEEAEPEQSVVVKVARRLLPVARQDEGSRFFVLEDGQRKVTPLFLVLLVVEATDLLFALDSIPAVLGISQDPFIVYTSNVCAILGLRSLFFVVASLMEKFHLLKVGLGIILGFVGLKMLITFFDIHIPIGLSLGIIGGVLVACILASLIWPKLAEETLPGAAEAPPKQDREGTPS, from the coding sequence TTGAACACACACGTCGCGCTCTGGGTGGGCTTCAACCTCTTCGTGCTGGCCATGCTGGCCATGGACCTGGGCCTGTTCCACCGCAAGGAGCACGCGGTGACGCCCCGGGAGGCGGCCACGTGGACGGGGGTGTGGATCTCCATCAGCCTGCTGTTCTGTGGCGCCCTGCGCTACACGGGCTACTGGACCCAGGAGCAGTCGCTGCAGTGGGTGACGGCCTACGTGGTCGAGTACGCGCTCTCGGTCGACAACCTGTTCGTCTTCCTGATGGTGTTCGGCTTCTTCCGGGTGCCGGCCGAGGTGCAGCACCGGGTGCTCTTCTGGGGCATCCTCGGCGCGTTCGTCATGCGCGCGGCCCTCATCGTCACCGGCGCGGCGCTGGTGAGCCGCTTCCACTGGCTCATCTACCTCTTTGGCGCCTTCCTCGTCTTCACGGCGGTGAAGATGGCCTTCGCCAAGGATGGGGAGGAGGCGGAGCCCGAGCAGTCGGTGGTGGTGAAGGTGGCCCGGCGCCTGCTGCCGGTGGCCCGCCAGGATGAGGGCAGCCGGTTCTTCGTCCTGGAGGACGGCCAGCGCAAGGTGACGCCCCTGTTCCTGGTGCTGCTGGTGGTGGAGGCGACGGATCTGCTCTTCGCCCTGGACTCCATCCCGGCGGTGCTCGGCATCAGCCAGGATCCGTTCATCGTCTATACATCCAACGTGTGCGCCATCCTCGGGCTGCGCTCGCTCTTCTTCGTGGTGGCCAGCCTCATGGAGAAGTTCCACCTGCTCAAGGTGGGTCTGGGCATCATCCTTGGCTTCGTGGGCCTGAAGATGCTCATCACCTTCTTCGACATCCACATCCCCATCGGGTTGTCCCTGGGCATCATTGGCGGGGTGCTGGTGGCGTGCATCCTGGCCTCGCTCATCTGGCCCAAGCTGGCCGAGGAGACGCTCCCCGGGGCGGCCGAGGCTCCGCCGAAGCAGGACCGGGAAGGCACTCCTTCCTAG
- a CDS encoding SWIB/MDM2 domain-containing protein gives MAAKKTTTAAKKAPAAKKAPAAKKAPAAAGGKRKPNAAFMKEMTPSAALAEVVGSKPLPRTAVVSKIWEYIKKNNLQDAKNKRQINADDKLKPIFGGKKSVTMFELTALVNKNLS, from the coding sequence ATGGCCGCCAAGAAGACCACCACCGCCGCCAAGAAGGCCCCCGCCGCCAAGAAGGCCCCCGCCGCCAAGAAGGCCCCCGCCGCCGCTGGTGGAAAGCGCAAGCCGAACGCGGCGTTCATGAAGGAGATGACCCCGTCGGCCGCCCTGGCCGAGGTCGTCGGCTCCAAGCCGCTGCCGCGCACCGCCGTCGTGAGCAAGATCTGGGAGTACATCAAGAAGAACAACCTCCAGGACGCGAAGAACAAGCGTCAGATCAACGCCGACGACAAGCTCAAGCCCATCTTCGGCGGCAAGAAGTCCGTCACGATGTTCGAGCTGACGGCGCTGGTGAACAAGAACCTGTCCTGA
- the glgX gene encoding glycogen debranching protein GlgX: MKRVEVLPGKPYPLGATYLGNGVNFAVFSEHARKMEVCLFDPRDPSRELGRYVLPEHTQHVWHGFIPELQTGTLYGLRAHGAYEPRRGLRFNPHKLLVDPYARALHGQVDFSAPVYPYPLEHPEQDLVLDGRDSAAGIPKAVVLTDDFDWEGDRSPSVPWNRTLLYEAHVKGLTKLHPSVPEHQRGTYAGMAHPAVIEHLLRLGVTAVELLPIHAHADEPFLVTKGFTNYWGYSSLGFFAPDARFASTGSRGGQVAEFKAMVKALHRAGIEVILDVVYNHTCEGNHLGPLLSFKGLDNTAYYRLTEKDPRYYQDFTGTGNSWNASHPYALKLVMDSLRYWVEVMHVDGFRFDLATTLGRDRTGYDTRASFFQMVHQDPVLSRVKLIAEPWDVGDFGYQVGNFPVLWSEWNGKYRDTIRRYWRGDERQVGDLGYRVTGSSDLFALSGRKPTASVNFITAHDGFTLHDLVTYSHKHNEANLEDNRDGANDNHSWNCGVEGETRDPAVNSLREQQKRNFLATLFLSQGVPMLVAGDEMGRTQRGNNNAYCQDNALSWVDWKLSDAQKRLLDFTIRMSQLRRTQPVLTKRRFFRGSTIWDSELKDLAWFTPDGQEMKKEDWEKPHLRSVSFLLGGDAIAAPGEEGQRIFGDTLLVLMNAHHEPVTFHLPAIEWGADWEEVVDTSQSRLSRHPHTPAGGSVVLAGRALMVLRRPAIE, encoded by the coding sequence ATGAAGCGCGTGGAGGTGCTGCCCGGCAAGCCCTATCCCCTGGGCGCCACGTACCTTGGCAATGGAGTCAACTTCGCCGTCTTCAGCGAGCACGCGCGGAAGATGGAAGTCTGTCTCTTCGACCCGCGCGATCCGTCGCGCGAGTTGGGCCGGTACGTCCTGCCGGAGCACACCCAGCACGTCTGGCACGGCTTCATCCCCGAGCTGCAGACGGGCACGCTCTACGGCTTGCGCGCTCACGGGGCCTACGAGCCCCGGCGCGGCCTGCGCTTCAACCCGCATAAGCTGTTGGTGGACCCCTATGCCCGTGCCTTGCACGGGCAGGTGGACTTCTCCGCCCCCGTCTATCCCTACCCGCTCGAGCACCCGGAGCAGGACCTGGTCCTCGACGGCCGCGACAGCGCCGCCGGCATCCCCAAGGCGGTGGTGCTCACCGACGACTTCGACTGGGAGGGGGACCGCTCCCCCTCGGTGCCGTGGAATCGCACGCTGCTCTATGAAGCCCACGTCAAGGGCCTCACGAAGCTGCACCCCTCGGTGCCCGAGCACCAGCGCGGCACCTACGCGGGAATGGCCCATCCGGCCGTCATCGAGCACCTGCTGAGGCTCGGGGTCACCGCGGTGGAGCTGCTGCCCATCCACGCCCACGCGGACGAGCCCTTCCTCGTCACCAAGGGCTTCACCAACTACTGGGGCTACAGCTCCCTGGGGTTCTTCGCGCCGGACGCGCGCTTCGCCTCCACGGGCTCGCGCGGCGGCCAGGTGGCCGAGTTCAAGGCCATGGTGAAGGCGCTGCACCGCGCCGGCATCGAGGTCATCCTCGACGTCGTCTACAACCACACCTGCGAGGGCAACCACCTGGGGCCCCTCTTGTCCTTCAAGGGCCTGGACAACACCGCCTACTACCGGCTGACGGAGAAGGATCCGCGCTACTACCAGGACTTCACCGGCACGGGCAATTCGTGGAACGCGAGCCACCCGTACGCACTCAAGCTCGTCATGGACTCGCTGCGCTACTGGGTGGAGGTGATGCACGTGGATGGCTTCCGCTTCGATCTGGCCACCACCCTGGGCCGGGATCGGACGGGCTACGACACGCGCGCCTCCTTCTTCCAGATGGTGCATCAGGATCCGGTGCTCAGCCGGGTGAAGCTCATCGCCGAGCCCTGGGACGTGGGCGACTTCGGCTACCAGGTGGGCAACTTCCCCGTGCTCTGGAGCGAGTGGAACGGCAAGTACCGCGACACCATCCGCCGCTACTGGCGGGGCGATGAGCGGCAGGTGGGAGACCTGGGCTATCGCGTCACCGGCTCCTCGGACCTGTTCGCGCTGAGCGGGCGCAAGCCCACCGCGAGCGTCAACTTCATCACCGCCCACGACGGCTTCACCCTGCACGACCTGGTCACCTACAGCCACAAGCACAACGAGGCCAACCTCGAGGACAACCGCGACGGGGCCAACGACAACCACTCGTGGAACTGCGGCGTGGAGGGCGAGACGCGCGATCCGGCGGTCAACAGCCTGCGCGAGCAGCAGAAGCGCAACTTCCTCGCCACGCTCTTCTTGTCCCAGGGCGTGCCCATGCTGGTGGCGGGTGACGAGATGGGCCGCACCCAGCGCGGCAACAACAACGCCTACTGCCAGGACAACGCCCTGTCCTGGGTGGACTGGAAGCTCAGCGACGCCCAGAAGCGGCTGCTGGACTTCACCATCCGCATGAGCCAGCTGCGCCGCACGCAGCCCGTGCTCACCAAGCGCCGCTTCTTCCGCGGCTCCACCATCTGGGACAGCGAACTCAAGGACCTGGCGTGGTTCACCCCGGATGGCCAGGAGATGAAGAAGGAGGACTGGGAGAAGCCCCACCTGCGCTCGGTGTCCTTCCTGCTGGGCGGGGATGCGATCGCCGCGCCCGGGGAAGAGGGCCAGCGCATCTTCGGCGACACGCTCCTGGTGCTGATGAACGCGCACCATGAGCCCGTCACCTTCCACCTGCCCGCCATCGAGTGGGGCGCGGACTGGGAAGAGGTGGTGGACACGAGTCAGTCACGCCTGTCGCGCCATCCCCACACTCCGGCGGGGGGCTCCGTGGTGCTGGCCGGCCGGGCCTTGATGGTGCTGCGCCGTCCGGCGATCGAGTAG
- the treY gene encoding malto-oligosyltrehalose synthase translates to MRLDGTAVSGGITGESGVEALATALFGRVRQMVLGSPTPLATYRVQLHKGFTFDDARKAVPYLSRLGVSDLYCSPYLKASPGSTHGYDCVDHKQLNPEVGTAAQHEALCTALREHGLGQVLDVVPNHMGIDAFNPLWFDVLENGPASVYARFFDIDWSPVKDELEGKVLLPVLGDQYGVVLEKGELKLGFLEGAFVVHYYDRLLPVAPRQYARVLERNLDVLEAKLGAEHSHFIELHSILTAIRHLPERTEIQRAQVVERNREKEVIKRRLAALATASPEMSAHIAANVEAINGTPGQPRSFDELDQILQEGSYRLAQWRVAGEEINYRRFFDINGLAAIRMEDPEVFAEAHQRIFEWLRKGQVTGLRIDHPDGLYDPTAYFLHLQERYFLERARALFDAEQDTRAEQWPEVEARLRERWREEAEAKVDSPLRRALFVSVEKIQGGRERIPDSWAVHGTTGYRFANAVGGIFVKPDAEGAMTETYHRFIGEAPDFDELVYEKKRLILRDFMSSELNMLAHRLNRISEMNRRTRDFTLNSLRRALAEFIALFPVYRTYVDDTQAGLDERDVRYIKDTLRHAKARNATLNVTIFDFLGDVLLRRYPDHLGEHERAEMLAFAMKMQQLTGPVMAKGLEDTTFYVYHRFCALNEVGGEPEHFGTTDAIFHERNLERAIHWPASMLTTSTHDTKRSEDVRARLHVLSELPEAWRERVEFWSSLTRAYRAEMPEGPAPSLNDEYLFYQTVVGAWPMGERLSSGELEEFRGRIREYMLKAIKEAKVRTSWTNPDKDYEEGVARYVDACLDEERSRGFLEDLRTFKRRIERAGQHNALGQLLLKVMSPGVVDTYQGCELWDLSLVDPDNRRPVDYGLRERLLSSLDQEAYRGRPGLCAQLVEHMDDGRIKLFVLAEGLRLRQRYPVLFRQGGYRALHLRGPRADAAVAFAREHEQSLVIAIAPRYTLSALESPGGLASAYEETSVELPASYASMTFRDVFTGQQVRPGRHGEGAVLPLAPLLVGFPLVLLERSDG, encoded by the coding sequence ATGCGACTTGATGGAACGGCCGTGTCTGGAGGCATCACGGGAGAATCCGGTGTGGAAGCGCTGGCCACGGCGTTGTTCGGCCGGGTGCGGCAGATGGTGCTGGGCAGTCCCACGCCGCTGGCCACCTACCGGGTGCAGTTGCACAAGGGCTTCACCTTCGACGACGCGCGCAAGGCCGTGCCCTATCTGTCCCGGTTGGGGGTGTCGGACCTCTACTGTTCGCCCTATCTCAAGGCGAGTCCGGGCAGCACCCACGGCTACGACTGCGTGGACCACAAGCAGCTCAACCCCGAGGTCGGTACGGCCGCGCAGCACGAGGCCCTGTGCACCGCGCTGCGCGAGCATGGACTCGGTCAGGTGTTGGACGTGGTGCCCAACCACATGGGCATCGATGCCTTCAACCCGCTGTGGTTCGACGTCCTGGAGAACGGCCCCGCGTCCGTGTACGCGCGCTTCTTCGACATCGACTGGAGCCCGGTCAAGGACGAGCTGGAGGGCAAGGTCCTCTTGCCAGTGTTGGGGGACCAGTACGGCGTGGTGCTGGAGAAGGGCGAGCTGAAGCTGGGCTTCCTCGAGGGGGCCTTCGTCGTCCACTACTACGACAGGCTCCTGCCGGTGGCGCCGCGCCAGTACGCGCGGGTGCTCGAGCGGAACCTGGACGTACTGGAGGCGAAGCTGGGCGCGGAGCACTCGCACTTCATCGAGCTGCACTCCATCCTCACCGCCATCCGCCACCTGCCCGAGCGCACCGAGATCCAGCGTGCCCAGGTCGTCGAGCGCAACCGCGAGAAGGAGGTCATCAAGCGCCGGCTGGCCGCCCTGGCCACCGCGAGCCCCGAGATGTCCGCGCACATCGCCGCCAACGTGGAGGCCATCAACGGCACGCCGGGACAGCCTCGCTCCTTCGATGAGCTGGACCAGATACTCCAGGAGGGCAGCTACCGCCTGGCGCAGTGGCGCGTGGCGGGCGAGGAGATCAACTACCGCCGCTTCTTCGACATCAACGGTCTGGCCGCCATCCGCATGGAGGATCCGGAGGTGTTCGCCGAGGCGCACCAGCGCATCTTCGAGTGGCTGCGCAAGGGCCAGGTCACCGGGCTGCGCATCGATCACCCGGACGGGCTCTACGATCCCACGGCCTACTTCCTCCACCTGCAGGAGCGCTATTTCCTGGAGCGGGCGCGGGCCCTCTTCGACGCCGAGCAGGACACGCGGGCCGAGCAATGGCCCGAGGTGGAGGCGCGGCTGCGCGAGCGCTGGCGGGAAGAGGCCGAGGCGAAGGTGGACTCGCCGCTACGCCGGGCGCTCTTCGTGTCCGTGGAGAAGATCCAGGGCGGACGCGAGCGCATCCCCGACAGTTGGGCGGTGCATGGCACCACGGGCTACCGCTTCGCCAACGCGGTGGGCGGCATCTTCGTGAAGCCCGACGCGGAAGGGGCGATGACGGAGACGTACCATCGCTTCATCGGCGAGGCGCCGGACTTCGACGAGCTCGTCTACGAGAAGAAGCGCCTCATCCTGCGCGACTTCATGTCGAGCGAGTTGAACATGCTCGCCCACCGGCTCAACCGCATCTCGGAGATGAACCGGCGCACGCGGGACTTCACCCTCAACAGTCTGCGGCGGGCGCTGGCGGAGTTCATCGCGCTCTTCCCCGTGTACCGCACCTACGTGGACGACACGCAGGCGGGGCTGGACGAGCGTGACGTGCGCTACATCAAGGACACCCTGCGCCACGCCAAGGCGCGCAACGCCACGCTCAACGTCACCATCTTCGACTTCCTGGGCGACGTGCTCCTGCGGCGCTACCCCGATCACCTGGGAGAGCACGAGCGGGCGGAGATGCTCGCCTTCGCCATGAAGATGCAGCAGTTGACGGGCCCGGTGATGGCCAAGGGGCTGGAGGACACGACCTTCTACGTCTACCACCGCTTCTGCGCGCTCAACGAGGTGGGCGGGGAGCCGGAGCACTTCGGCACCACCGACGCCATCTTCCACGAGCGCAACCTGGAGCGGGCCATCCACTGGCCGGCGAGCATGCTCACCACCAGCACCCACGACACCAAGCGCAGCGAGGACGTCCGCGCGCGCCTCCACGTGTTGTCCGAGCTGCCCGAGGCGTGGCGCGAGCGCGTGGAGTTCTGGTCGTCCCTCACCCGGGCCTACCGCGCGGAGATGCCCGAGGGCCCCGCGCCCTCCCTCAACGACGAGTACCTCTTCTACCAGACGGTGGTGGGCGCCTGGCCCATGGGCGAAAGGCTCTCCTCCGGAGAACTCGAGGAGTTCCGGGGCCGCATCCGCGAGTACATGCTCAAGGCCATCAAGGAGGCCAAGGTCCGCACCTCGTGGACCAACCCGGACAAGGACTACGAGGAGGGCGTGGCGCGCTACGTCGACGCCTGCCTGGACGAGGAGCGGAGCCGGGGCTTCCTCGAGGACCTGCGGACCTTCAAGCGCCGCATCGAGCGGGCCGGTCAGCACAATGCCCTCGGCCAGTTGCTGCTCAAGGTGATGTCTCCGGGGGTGGTGGACACGTACCAGGGGTGCGAGCTGTGGGACTTGTCGCTCGTGGACCCGGACAACCGCCGTCCGGTGGACTACGGCCTGCGGGAGCGGCTGCTCTCGTCGCTGGATCAGGAGGCTTACCGGGGCCGCCCCGGACTGTGCGCCCAGTTGGTGGAGCACATGGACGATGGCCGCATCAAGCTGTTCGTGCTGGCCGAGGGGCTGCGGCTGCGTCAGCGCTACCCGGTGCTCTTCCGCCAGGGGGGATACCGGGCCCTGCACCTGAGGGGGCCTCGCGCGGACGCGGCGGTGGCCTTCGCGCGCGAGCACGAGCAGTCGCTCGTCATCGCCATCGCACCGCGTTACACGCTGTCCGCCCTGGAGTCGCCCGGAGGGCTCGCCTCGGCCTATGAAGAAACGTCCGTGGAGCTGCCCGCGTCCTATGCGAGCATGACGTTCCGCGACGTCTTCACGGGCCAGCAGGTGCGGCCGGGACGCCACGGAGAGGGCGCGGTGTTGCCACTGGCGCCCCTGCTGGTGGGCTTCCCGCTGGTACTGTTGGAGAGGAGTGATGGATGA
- the apaG gene encoding Co2+/Mg2+ efflux protein ApaG produces the protein MSSVITEGIRVSVKPAYWPERSAPDSHQYAFMYTVEITNVGQEPAQLRSRHWLITDATGKVEEVRGEGVVGKQPRLGPGERFEYTSWAQLRTAFGSMRGSYTLERPDGRQFEARIGEFALTQPHSLH, from the coding sequence ATGTCCTCCGTCATCACCGAAGGCATCCGCGTCTCCGTGAAGCCCGCCTACTGGCCGGAGCGGAGCGCCCCGGACTCCCACCAGTACGCCTTCATGTACACGGTGGAAATCACCAACGTGGGCCAGGAGCCGGCGCAGCTGCGCAGCCGCCATTGGCTCATCACCGACGCCACCGGCAAGGTGGAAGAGGTGCGCGGCGAGGGCGTCGTGGGCAAACAGCCCCGCCTGGGGCCCGGCGAGCGCTTCGAGTACACGAGCTGGGCGCAGCTGCGCACGGCCTTCGGCTCCATGCGCGGCTCCTACACGCTGGAGCGTCCCGATGGCCGCCAGTTCGAGGCGCGCATCGGGGAGTTCGCCCTCACCCAGCCCCACTCCCTGCACTGA
- the hemH gene encoding ferrochelatase — MSPKGLLLVNLGTPDAPETGAVRRYLREFLSDRRVLDIHPVGAWLLLNAVILPFRSPKSAHAYRAVWTEQGSPLMVHSRALTAGVARQLEGEYVVELAMRYGNPSLPDAVARLRARGVSDFTVLPLYPQEAPSSSGSSLARTYEVLGSSWDVPNVRAVPAFHDHPGFLDAFAEVARPVISEARADYVLFSFHGVPERHVRKTDTSGSHCLASAGCCDALTDANRHCYRAQCYATARGLAARLGLAPEGWSVSFQSRLGRTPWVSPYTDFVLPELAAKGVKRLAVMCPSFVADCLETVEEIGIRAKEQFLASGGESLTLVPSLNGHPSWVDTVVRLVRESSPAISSPAAATAPEARAPRG, encoded by the coding sequence ATGTCCCCCAAGGGCCTGCTCCTGGTCAATCTGGGCACGCCGGACGCCCCCGAGACGGGCGCCGTGCGCCGCTACCTGCGCGAATTCCTCAGCGACAGGCGTGTGCTGGACATCCATCCCGTGGGGGCCTGGCTGCTGCTCAACGCCGTCATCCTGCCCTTCCGCTCCCCCAAGAGCGCGCATGCCTACCGCGCGGTGTGGACCGAGCAGGGCTCGCCGTTGATGGTGCACTCGCGCGCCCTGACGGCCGGGGTGGCCCGCCAGCTCGAGGGGGAGTACGTGGTGGAGTTGGCCATGCGCTATGGCAACCCCTCCCTGCCGGACGCGGTGGCGAGGCTGCGCGCGCGGGGGGTGTCGGACTTCACCGTGCTGCCGCTCTACCCGCAGGAGGCCCCGTCCTCCTCGGGCTCGTCGCTCGCGCGCACCTATGAGGTGCTGGGCTCGAGCTGGGACGTGCCCAACGTGCGCGCGGTGCCGGCCTTCCACGACCATCCCGGCTTCCTGGATGCCTTCGCCGAGGTGGCGCGGCCCGTCATCTCCGAGGCCCGGGCGGACTACGTCCTCTTCAGCTTCCATGGCGTGCCCGAGCGGCACGTGCGCAAGACGGACACCTCGGGCTCGCACTGCCTCGCCTCGGCCGGGTGCTGTGACGCCCTCACGGACGCCAATCGCCATTGCTACCGGGCCCAATGCTACGCCACGGCGCGGGGGCTCGCCGCGCGGCTGGGCCTCGCTCCCGAGGGCTGGAGCGTGTCCTTCCAGTCCCGTCTGGGCCGCACGCCCTGGGTGAGCCCCTACACGGACTTCGTGCTGCCGGAACTCGCCGCCAAGGGAGTCAAACGCCTGGCGGTGATGTGCCCCTCCTTCGTCGCCGATTGTCTGGAGACGGTGGAGGAGATCGGCATCCGCGCGAAGGAGCAGTTCCTCGCGAGCGGGGGCGAGTCCTTGACGCTCGTCCCCTCGCTCAACGGCCACCCCTCCTGGGTGGACACCGTGGTGCGGCTGGTGCGCGAGTCCTCCCCGGCTATTTCTTCGCCAGCCGCTGCAACAGCTCCGGAGGCACGGGCTCCACGGGGGTGA
- a CDS encoding HAD family hydrolase: protein MDAKAAFYDVDGTLVKTNVVHVYAYYAMNRGSLLGMAGRTLATAASVPLFAAMDALDRKTFNEFFYRYYAGLSEDRLISVAEDMFEDVLKPALYEQTRDLIDQARRAGCRIVLVTGALDFSMRPLARHLGADDMIANKMQFVGGKATGKVIPPIIEGANKANAIRSYCVREGLSLDQSHGYSDSASDYAMLSVVGRPTAVNPDMRLRAIARAYNWPILDLK from the coding sequence ATGGACGCGAAAGCCGCCTTCTACGATGTCGACGGGACGCTGGTGAAGACCAACGTCGTTCACGTCTACGCCTACTACGCGATGAACCGGGGCTCCCTCTTGGGCATGGCCGGAAGGACCCTGGCCACGGCGGCCAGCGTGCCGCTGTTCGCCGCCATGGACGCGTTGGACCGTAAGACCTTCAACGAGTTCTTCTACCGGTACTACGCGGGACTGTCCGAGGACCGGCTCATCTCCGTGGCCGAGGACATGTTCGAGGACGTCCTCAAGCCGGCCCTGTACGAGCAGACGCGCGACCTCATCGACCAGGCGCGCCGGGCCGGCTGCCGCATCGTGCTTGTCACGGGCGCCCTGGACTTCAGCATGCGCCCGCTCGCCCGCCACCTGGGCGCCGACGACATGATCGCCAACAAGATGCAGTTCGTGGGCGGCAAGGCGACCGGAAAGGTCATCCCTCCCATCATCGAGGGCGCCAACAAGGCCAACGCCATCCGCTCCTACTGTGTGCGGGAGGGCCTGTCGCTCGATCAGAGCCACGGCTACTCCGACAGTGCCTCCGACTACGCCATGCTGTCCGTCGTGGGGCGGCCCACCGCCGTCAACCCCGACATGCGGCTGCGCGCCATCGCCCGGGCCTACAACTGGCCCATCCTCGACCTCAAGTAA
- a CDS encoding lactate racemase domain-containing protein — protein MRPLKTLKKLYDEESQVVITEKGSPPRALFSGENFLLEDLPVGTRVIFPRPPLEGVPNVKAAIRWAINHPEGMDPLHALLRPGMKLTCVIDDISVPLPPMATPDVRQSILEVVLELCADSGVDDIHLIIANALHRRMTEGEMRRMVGQKIHDAYYPDRYYNHDAEDPDGITELERSPCGSHVVAVNRRVAESDLTVYINVNFVPMNGGHKSMGTGLANYASLRAHHNPKTIRDSESYMEPTKSELYRRNERIGKAIDKHLKVFHIESVLNNRMFGPATDFLHKKEEDYTEGDRLKFHAMRYALSKMPRAAARTVLNSIPAPYDVTGVFAGATEPTHQKILEKSWQQYSVPVQGQSDIVIFPIPFISPYSVNSILNPLLVQVMGLGYFFNLNRGVPLVKKGGVIILTHPAFDEFDPVQHPSYIEFFNRVLPETRDAVKIEQKFEREFAENPSYVHLYRKGNAYHGVHPLYMWYWGENGRQHAGKVIVAGAENNHVPALLGWDRTDTLTEAIEEARGFMGRSASISLLRIAPTVMVDVK, from the coding sequence ATGCGCCCGCTCAAGACGCTCAAGAAGCTGTACGACGAGGAAAGCCAGGTGGTCATCACCGAGAAGGGCAGCCCCCCGCGGGCGCTCTTCTCCGGAGAGAACTTCCTCCTCGAGGACCTCCCCGTGGGCACCCGGGTCATCTTCCCCCGGCCGCCCCTGGAGGGCGTGCCCAACGTCAAGGCCGCCATCCGCTGGGCCATCAACCACCCCGAGGGGATGGATCCGCTGCATGCCCTGCTGCGCCCGGGCATGAAGCTCACCTGCGTCATCGACGACATCTCCGTGCCGCTGCCGCCCATGGCCACGCCGGACGTGCGCCAGTCCATCCTGGAGGTCGTGCTGGAGCTGTGCGCGGACTCGGGCGTGGATGACATCCACCTCATCATCGCCAACGCCCTGCACCGGCGCATGACCGAGGGCGAGATGCGGCGCATGGTGGGCCAGAAAATCCACGACGCCTACTACCCGGACCGCTACTACAACCACGACGCCGAGGACCCGGACGGCATCACCGAGCTGGAGCGCAGCCCGTGCGGCTCGCACGTGGTGGCCGTCAACCGGCGCGTGGCGGAGAGCGACCTGACCGTCTACATCAACGTGAACTTCGTGCCCATGAACGGCGGGCACAAGTCCATGGGGACGGGCCTGGCCAACTACGCGAGCCTGCGCGCGCACCACAACCCCAAGACGATTCGTGACTCCGAGAGCTACATGGAGCCCACGAAGAGCGAGCTGTACCGGCGCAACGAGCGCATCGGCAAGGCGATCGACAAGCACCTCAAGGTGTTCCACATCGAGTCGGTGCTCAACAACCGCATGTTCGGCCCGGCCACGGACTTCCTCCACAAGAAGGAGGAGGACTACACCGAGGGCGACCGGCTGAAGTTCCACGCCATGCGCTACGCGCTGTCGAAGATGCCGCGCGCCGCGGCGCGCACGGTGCTCAACTCCATCCCCGCGCCCTATGACGTGACGGGCGTGTTCGCCGGCGCCACCGAGCCCACGCACCAGAAGATCCTGGAGAAGAGCTGGCAGCAGTACTCGGTGCCGGTGCAGGGCCAGAGCGACATCGTCATCTTCCCCATCCCCTTCATCTCGCCCTACAGCGTCAACTCCATCCTCAACCCGCTGCTCGTGCAGGTGATGGGGCTCGGCTACTTCTTCAACCTCAACCGCGGCGTGCCGCTGGTGAAGAAGGGCGGCGTCATCATCCTCACCCACCCCGCGTTCGACGAGTTCGATCCGGTGCAGCACCCGAGCTACATCGAGTTCTTCAACCGGGTGCTGCCCGAGACGCGCGACGCGGTGAAGATCGAGCAGAAGTTCGAGCGCGAGTTCGCCGAGAACCCCAGCTACGTGCACCTGTACCGCAAGGGCAACGCCTACCACGGCGTGCACCCGCTCTACATGTGGTACTGGGGCGAGAACGGCCGCCAGCACGCGGGCAAGGTCATCGTCGCGGGCGCGGAGAACAACCACGTCCCGGCGCTGCTCGGCTGGGACCGCACCGACACGCTCACCGAGGCCATCGAGGAGGCGCGCGGCTTCATGGGCCGCTCGGCCAGCATCAGCCTGCTGCGCATCGCCCCCACCGTCATGGTCGACGTGAAGTAG